From the Pseudomonas baltica genome, one window contains:
- a CDS encoding alpha/beta hydrolase, protein MSQRIALEQVAADAVDLVRAFRDNGEVSFTDVPLADARANYLKACAANGLASEAVAKVDTLAYPVAQGSAALRLYRPAGSAADALTPWVLFIHGGGWVIGNLDSHDSLCRRLANQSGASVVAVDYRLAPEHPFPVPLDDCLAALRFVRDNASALRLDLENAVVAGDSAGGNMATVLANHPAYQVEGVAFKAQVLFYPVTDLTASLGSYQRITEGFSLTAKSMYWFREQYVPAGQDLSDARLSPLLHAEGRTQPDLFILTAGHDPLADEGIAYAAAAASAGTAVVHHHLPRHAHGVMTSAGKIESGQRLLAEAAGFIAACTQVSR, encoded by the coding sequence ATGAGTCAACGCATAGCACTGGAACAGGTCGCCGCCGATGCGGTGGACCTGGTCCGCGCGTTTCGCGACAACGGCGAGGTATCCTTCACGGACGTGCCCCTGGCGGATGCCCGCGCCAACTACCTCAAGGCCTGCGCCGCCAATGGCCTGGCCTCGGAAGCAGTCGCCAAGGTCGATACTCTGGCGTATCCAGTCGCCCAGGGCAGCGCCGCCCTGCGCCTGTATCGCCCGGCGGGCAGCGCTGCCGACGCACTGACCCCTTGGGTGTTGTTCATCCATGGCGGCGGCTGGGTGATCGGCAACCTCGACAGCCACGACAGCCTCTGCCGCCGCCTGGCCAACCAGTCCGGGGCCAGTGTGGTGGCGGTGGATTATCGCCTGGCGCCGGAACATCCCTTTCCGGTGCCGCTGGACGATTGCCTGGCGGCGCTGCGGTTCGTGCGTGACAACGCCAGCGCCCTGCGACTGGATCTGGAGAACGCCGTGGTGGCCGGCGACAGCGCCGGCGGCAACATGGCCACGGTATTGGCCAATCACCCGGCGTATCAGGTCGAGGGGGTCGCCTTCAAGGCGCAGGTGCTGTTCTATCCAGTCACTGACCTGACCGCCAGCCTGGGGTCGTATCAACGGATCACCGAGGGTTTCTCGCTGACGGCCAAGTCTATGTACTGGTTCCGCGAGCAGTATGTGCCTGCGGGTCAGGACCTGAGCGACGCGCGGCTATCGCCGTTGCTGCATGCCGAAGGCCGCACGCAGCCGGATCTGTTCATCCTCACGGCGGGACATGATCCGCTGGCGGATGAGGGCATCGCCTATGCCGCGGCGGCGGCCAGCGCGGGTACGGCAGTGGTGCATCACCACCTGCCCCGCCATGCTCACGGGGTGATGACCAGCGCCGGCAAGATCGAAAGCGGACAACGGCTGCTGGCCGAGGCGGCAGGGTTTATCGCTGCGTGCACCCAGGTTTCGCGCTGA
- a CDS encoding APC family permease, with product MSHPADHSLKRDTLDTKDLVLLVLAAVAPMGIVVSLTTLSIALGTGAGTPGTYIVAALIFSVFAVGYLKMSQRITNAGAFYAYISAGFGERAGRIAAWLAVMTYNAITIGTFGSLSFFSSLVLKDLTGVDIGWQWFGVLWLAATLVLGYLDVGASAKVLAIALLLEVISLFAFDLAVLWDKGFHGFSLEVFNPSLVLGSGAGLSLILGLGSFIGFEATVIYGEEARDARRTVSRATYIAIALIAVFYLTTTWAMVSAVGVEQAKATAAADPASFLFIINTQYVGTLATQVMQVLVITSLFAGFLALHMSAARYHFSLARSGILPAWMGKTHPKYHSPFNGTVVQLALVAGVTLAFVAAGQHPYLQMGVALFGMGVLGIVLLQCLTSFAVFRYFQRERLGEPLWSTAVAPLLGGLSMLVAFLLMIDNYAVMTGSDQWWVNHLPLVFVLAPVLGLAGSMAAGKAQVA from the coding sequence ATGTCCCATCCCGCAGACCATTCACTTAAACGCGACACCCTGGACACCAAGGATCTGGTGCTGCTGGTGCTGGCCGCGGTCGCGCCCATGGGCATCGTGGTGTCGCTGACCACGCTGTCCATCGCCTTGGGCACAGGCGCCGGCACACCGGGTACCTACATTGTCGCGGCGTTGATCTTTTCGGTGTTCGCCGTGGGCTATCTGAAGATGAGCCAGCGCATCACCAATGCCGGAGCGTTTTATGCGTATATCAGCGCCGGCTTCGGCGAGCGGGCAGGGCGCATCGCTGCATGGCTGGCGGTGATGACCTACAACGCGATCACCATCGGCACCTTCGGCAGCCTGTCGTTCTTCAGCAGCCTGGTGCTCAAGGACCTGACCGGCGTCGACATCGGCTGGCAGTGGTTCGGCGTGTTATGGCTGGCTGCGACCCTGGTACTGGGGTACCTGGATGTCGGTGCAAGCGCCAAGGTGCTGGCCATCGCCCTGTTGCTGGAGGTGATCAGCCTGTTCGCCTTCGACCTGGCGGTGCTCTGGGACAAAGGCTTTCACGGTTTCTCGCTGGAGGTGTTCAATCCCTCGCTGGTGCTGGGCAGCGGTGCCGGCCTGAGCCTGATTCTCGGGCTGGGCTCGTTCATCGGTTTCGAGGCGACGGTGATCTACGGCGAGGAGGCCCGCGATGCCCGGCGTACAGTGTCGCGCGCGACCTATATCGCCATTGCGCTGATCGCGGTGTTCTATCTGACTACCACCTGGGCAATGGTCTCTGCGGTGGGTGTCGAGCAAGCCAAGGCAACGGCGGCCGCGGATCCTGCGTCATTCCTGTTCATCATCAACACGCAATACGTTGGCACCCTGGCAACGCAAGTCATGCAGGTGCTGGTGATCACCAGCCTGTTCGCCGGCTTCCTGGCCTTGCACATGAGCGCAGCGCGTTATCACTTTTCGCTGGCGCGCAGCGGCATCCTGCCGGCCTGGATGGGCAAGACTCATCCCAAATATCATTCGCCGTTCAACGGCACGGTGGTGCAGCTGGCACTGGTGGCTGGCGTGACCCTGGCCTTTGTCGCCGCGGGTCAGCACCCGTATCTGCAGATGGGCGTGGCGCTGTTCGGCATGGGCGTGCTGGGTATCGTGTTGTTGCAGTGTCTGACCAGCTTTGCGGTGTTTCGCTATTTTCAGCGCGAGCGTCTTGGCGAGCCGCTATGGAGCACAGCGGTCGCGCCGTTGCTGGGTGGGCTGAGCATGCTGGTGGCCTTCCTGCTGATGATCGACAACTATGCGGTGATGACGGGCAGTGATCAGTGGTGGGTCAATCATCTGCCGCTGGTGTTTGTGCTGGCGCCGGTGCTGGGGTTGGCCGGTTCGATGGCGGCGGGCAAAGCGCAGGTAGCGTAG
- a CDS encoding glucose 1-dehydrogenase, with product MRFNNKIAIVTGSSSGNGRAIALALAAEGARLVCSDLKSSARPEGFESDLHIDTDQLIRDNGGEAIFVKADVSRYADMEGLVAAAVERFGRLDIMINNAGVAVELKTIVEETEADYDLTMNVNTKGTWLGCKFAITQMMKQDVSDTGTRGKIVNISSIGGLVGLAQEASYCASKGAVNNLTRQLAVDFAAHKINVNAVCPGFLATAMVRQELDDPEIKTLLENLTPWPRIGNVQDVAKAVTFLASEDAQWMTGSLLTVDGAYTAQ from the coding sequence ATGCGATTCAACAATAAAATAGCCATTGTCACAGGTTCCAGTTCCGGCAATGGCCGCGCTATCGCCTTGGCGCTGGCGGCTGAAGGCGCGCGCCTGGTGTGCTCTGACCTCAAGAGCAGCGCACGTCCGGAAGGTTTCGAGAGCGATCTGCACATCGATACCGACCAACTGATCCGTGACAACGGCGGCGAAGCCATCTTCGTCAAGGCCGACGTCTCTCGCTACGCTGACATGGAAGGGCTCGTAGCGGCCGCCGTCGAGCGCTTCGGGCGCCTGGACATCATGATCAACAACGCCGGCGTAGCGGTGGAACTCAAGACCATCGTCGAAGAGACCGAAGCCGATTACGACCTGACCATGAACGTCAACACCAAAGGCACCTGGCTGGGCTGCAAGTTCGCGATCACGCAGATGATGAAGCAGGACGTCAGCGATACCGGCACCCGCGGCAAGATCGTCAATATCTCTTCGATCGGCGGCCTGGTGGGTCTGGCCCAGGAAGCGTCCTATTGCGCGTCCAAGGGTGCGGTCAACAACCTGACCCGGCAACTGGCGGTGGACTTCGCTGCGCACAAGATCAACGTCAATGCCGTGTGCCCGGGCTTTCTCGCCACGGCCATGGTGCGCCAGGAGCTGGACGATCCCGAGATCAAGACCCTGCTCGAAAACCTCACGCCCTGGCCGCGTATCGGCAACGTTCAGGACGTCGCCAAGGCGGTGACCTTCCTCGCCAGCGAAGACGCCCAGTGGATGACCGGTTCACTGCTGACGGTAGATGGCGCCTATACCGCGCAGTAA
- a CDS encoding aspartate aminotransferase family protein, with protein MSAAKWPENHSQSKALYDRAIKVMPGGITRILPWQEPFPVYAGSGSGAYVTDVDGTRRLDLLNNFASLIHGHAHPAIVAAIQEQVTKGTAFTLPTEPEVALAETVCERAESFEWIRFSNSGTEAVMCAIKAARALTGRSKIVKCEGVYHGSYDYAEVSLDSSPENWGDDPKSTGYSKGVPEGVKNDVVVIPFNDVEAAERIILANRDAIAAILIDPAPSYFGFVPVSQAFIQMIRRVATEIGAVFILDEVITFRVHRGGAQTRFNIKPDLTVLAKIIGGGFPVGAVAGLRKFMQVFDHREGKPLLPWSGTFTANPITMTAGKICLDLYTQSESDRLDVLGDRLRAGVTEAFAKAGFPGQVTGFSSMFMVFGHQREITDYRSGYSSKEESKWVTRLQRNLVLEGYHIAKTGKAFLSTVMTEADVDGFIAATERAARQAVKEAAEG; from the coding sequence ATGTCCGCTGCAAAATGGCCCGAAAACCACAGTCAATCCAAAGCCCTCTACGACCGCGCGATCAAGGTCATGCCCGGCGGCATCACCCGCATTCTGCCGTGGCAGGAGCCGTTCCCGGTATATGCCGGCAGCGGCTCGGGGGCCTATGTCACTGACGTCGACGGCACCCGCCGGCTCGACCTGCTCAACAACTTCGCTTCGTTGATCCACGGCCATGCCCACCCGGCGATCGTCGCGGCGATCCAGGAGCAGGTCACCAAGGGCACGGCGTTCACCTTGCCCACCGAGCCCGAAGTCGCCTTGGCCGAAACCGTCTGCGAACGCGCCGAAAGCTTCGAGTGGATTCGCTTCTCCAACTCCGGTACCGAAGCGGTAATGTGCGCGATCAAGGCTGCGCGTGCGTTGACGGGGCGCTCGAAAATCGTCAAATGCGAAGGCGTCTACCACGGCTCGTATGACTATGCCGAAGTGAGCCTCGACTCGTCGCCGGAGAACTGGGGCGATGATCCCAAGTCCACCGGTTATTCAAAGGGCGTGCCCGAAGGCGTCAAGAACGACGTAGTGGTGATCCCGTTCAACGACGTCGAAGCCGCCGAGCGCATCATCCTCGCCAACCGCGACGCCATCGCCGCGATCCTGATCGATCCGGCGCCGAGCTACTTCGGTTTCGTCCCGGTAAGCCAGGCATTCATCCAGATGATCCGCCGCGTAGCGACCGAGATCGGTGCGGTGTTCATTCTCGATGAGGTCATTACCTTCCGCGTCCACCGTGGCGGCGCGCAGACGCGCTTCAACATCAAGCCGGACCTCACCGTGCTGGCGAAGATCATCGGTGGTGGCTTCCCGGTGGGCGCCGTGGCCGGTTTGCGTAAATTCATGCAGGTGTTCGATCACCGCGAGGGTAAACCGTTGCTGCCCTGGAGCGGCACGTTCACTGCCAACCCGATCACCATGACGGCCGGCAAGATCTGCCTCGACCTGTACACCCAGTCCGAGTCCGATCGCCTGGACGTGCTGGGTGATCGCCTGCGTGCAGGCGTCACCGAGGCGTTCGCCAAGGCCGGCTTCCCGGGGCAGGTGACGGGCTTCTCGTCGATGTTCATGGTGTTCGGTCATCAGCGTGAAATCACCGATTACCGCAGTGGCTATTCCAGCAAGGAAGAGTCAAAGTGGGTGACACGGTTGCAGCGCAACCTGGTGCTCGAGGGTTATCACATCGCCAAGACCGGCAAGGCGTTCCTGTCGACGGTGATGACCGAAGCGGACGTCGATGGCTTTATCGCCGCGACCGAGCGTGCGGCGCGTCAAGCGGTCAAGGAAGCAGCCGAGGGCTGA
- a CDS encoding alpha/beta hydrolase, with protein sequence MRSDISFKTTDGLTLKGWLYVPAGAAGQHPAIVMAHGFTAVKEQYLDRYAEVFAQNGFAVLVYDNRNFGASEGLPRQEADPQWQVRDYRDAITYVSSLDNIDAARIGVWGSSYSGGHVLQVAAFDRRVKCVSSQVPAISGSADVRMAVRPDLMPGLIEAFEADRAARYAGEVPLLMEVVAEDAKADCALSGQDCYDFFTQSGDTVAPAWRNEVTLKSIELLNEYEPGYAIDRISPTPLQLIVALKDTVTVPDAALKAYETALQPKHLVLLNCGHFDPYLSEFKASSGAAVEWFKRHL encoded by the coding sequence ATGCGTAGCGATATCAGCTTCAAGACCACCGACGGCCTGACCCTCAAAGGTTGGCTCTATGTGCCGGCTGGCGCGGCTGGCCAGCACCCGGCGATTGTCATGGCCCACGGCTTTACTGCGGTCAAGGAACAGTACCTGGACCGTTATGCCGAGGTGTTCGCACAAAACGGTTTCGCGGTGCTGGTCTATGACAACCGCAACTTCGGCGCCAGTGAAGGCCTGCCGCGTCAGGAGGCCGACCCGCAATGGCAGGTGCGCGACTACCGCGACGCGATCACCTACGTCAGCAGCCTCGATAACATCGACGCCGCGCGTATTGGCGTGTGGGGCTCGAGCTACAGCGGCGGCCATGTGCTGCAAGTAGCGGCGTTCGATCGCCGGGTCAAGTGCGTGTCGTCCCAGGTGCCCGCCATCAGTGGCTCGGCCGATGTGCGCATGGCCGTGCGCCCCGATTTGATGCCGGGCCTGATCGAAGCCTTCGAGGCCGACCGTGCCGCCCGTTATGCCGGCGAGGTGCCGCTGCTGATGGAGGTAGTGGCGGAGGATGCAAAAGCCGATTGCGCCTTGTCCGGTCAGGACTGCTACGACTTCTTCACTCAGAGCGGCGACACCGTGGCTCCGGCCTGGCGCAACGAGGTGACGCTCAAGAGCATCGAGCTGCTCAACGAGTACGAACCCGGTTATGCCATCGATCGCATCAGCCCGACGCCGCTGCAGCTTATCGTCGCTCTCAAGGACACCGTCACCGTGCCGGATGCTGCGCTCAAGGCTTACGAGACAGCCTTGCAACCCAAGCATCTGGTACTGCTGAACTGTGGCCATTTCGATCCGTACCTGAGTGAATTCAAGGCCTCGAGCGGCGCCGCCGTCGAGTGGTTCAAGCGCCATCTGTAA
- a CDS encoding phytanoyl-CoA dioxygenase family protein translates to MPATQIQPQEHTLTQLREVPAGTAPAIVKQIIDEDGGVIIKGLFSAQVERFNADMDPIVADWASGNSTCPEWMQEFTGKKTKRVTQLIRRSKTFREEMLDHDILLSYIDTMMLETSDAYWMNAAQIIEIQPGEKLQYLHRDLENYPVFRSLGPAGPEVMCNCLVALSEYTEEMGATRIIPGSQSWPDFNDRERIENTPTIPVVMEKGDAFLYSGKVVHGGGANVSNRPRRALALAFCPGWLVPEEAYPFAVPLEMARTLSKRGQQLTGFRSQHNEKLGGGTLWSLDYVELAKVLELD, encoded by the coding sequence ATGCCCGCCACCCAGATCCAACCTCAAGAACACACGCTGACCCAACTGCGTGAAGTGCCCGCAGGCACCGCACCGGCAATCGTCAAGCAGATCATCGACGAAGACGGCGGCGTGATCATCAAGGGCCTGTTCAGCGCCCAGGTCGAGCGGTTCAACGCCGACATGGACCCGATCGTCGCCGACTGGGCCTCGGGCAACAGCACCTGCCCGGAATGGATGCAGGAGTTCACCGGCAAGAAGACCAAGCGCGTGACCCAGTTGATCCGCCGCAGCAAGACGTTCCGTGAAGAGATGCTCGACCACGACATCCTGCTCTCGTATATCGACACGATGATGCTCGAGACCAGTGACGCCTACTGGATGAACGCCGCGCAGATCATCGAGATCCAGCCAGGCGAAAAACTGCAATACCTGCACCGCGACCTGGAAAACTACCCCGTGTTTCGCAGCCTCGGCCCAGCGGGCCCGGAGGTCATGTGCAACTGCCTGGTGGCGCTGTCCGAGTACACCGAAGAAATGGGCGCCACGCGCATCATCCCCGGGAGCCAAAGCTGGCCCGACTTCAACGATCGCGAGCGCATCGAGAACACTCCGACCATCCCGGTGGTCATGGAAAAAGGCGACGCGTTTCTGTATTCCGGCAAGGTCGTGCATGGCGGCGGCGCCAACGTCTCCAACCGTCCGCGTCGTGCTCTGGCCCTGGCCTTCTGCCCAGGCTGGCTGGTGCCGGAAGAGGCCTATCCGTTCGCCGTCCCGCTGGAAATGGCCCGCACCCTGAGCAAACGCGGCCAGCAGCTGACCGGGTTCCGTTCGCAGCATAACGAGAAGCTCGGTGGCGGCACCCTGTGGAGCCTGGATTACGTCGAATTGGCCAAGGTGCTGGAACTGGACTGA
- a CDS encoding alpha/beta hydrolase, which translates to MSVQARNNVHVFGHGPITLVFAHGFGCDQNMWRYVEPAFREGWRTVLFDLVGCGNSDLGAYEIDKYATMEGYAQDIIEIIDEFGEGTVVFVGHSVSAMAGVVAANLRPGLIQAHVMIGPSPCYINDGSYLGGFTREDIDALLETLESNYLGWSSAMAPAIMGAPEHPEHGIELTNSFCNTDPEIAKRFARVTFLSDLRDEVARLSEPALVIQSSDDFIAPMEVGEYLRDTLAQGHLAVVQNTGHCPHLSAPHACIAAMNGFLQQHVDTRRDAR; encoded by the coding sequence ATGTCCGTCCAAGCCCGCAACAATGTGCATGTCTTCGGCCACGGGCCGATAACGCTGGTCTTCGCGCATGGCTTTGGCTGCGACCAGAACATGTGGCGGTACGTCGAGCCTGCTTTCAGGGAGGGCTGGCGCACGGTACTTTTCGATCTGGTGGGATGTGGCAACTCTGATCTTGGCGCTTACGAAATCGACAAATACGCCACCATGGAGGGCTATGCCCAGGACATCATCGAGATCATCGATGAGTTCGGCGAGGGTACAGTGGTGTTCGTCGGGCATTCGGTCAGCGCGATGGCGGGTGTGGTCGCCGCCAATCTGCGCCCGGGCCTCATCCAGGCGCATGTGATGATCGGCCCCTCCCCTTGCTATATCAACGACGGTAGCTACCTTGGCGGCTTTACCCGAGAAGATATCGACGCCCTGCTGGAGACCCTCGAAAGCAACTACCTGGGTTGGTCGAGCGCTATGGCTCCAGCCATCATGGGAGCGCCGGAGCATCCCGAACACGGCATCGAATTGACCAACAGCTTCTGCAACACCGACCCTGAAATCGCCAAGCGCTTCGCTCGGGTGACGTTTTTGTCCGACCTGCGCGACGAAGTGGCCAGGTTGAGCGAACCGGCGCTGGTCATCCAGTCTTCGGACGATTTCATCGCGCCTATGGAAGTTGGCGAGTATCTGCGCGACACGCTTGCGCAGGGGCATCTGGCGGTCGTACAGAACACCGGACACTGCCCGCACCTCAGCGCACCGCATGCCTGCATCGCGGCGATGAACGGCTTCCTCCAGCAGCACGTGGACACCCGCCGCGATGCCAGGTGA
- a CDS encoding PAS domain-containing sensor histidine kinase: MPGDDAFIPDAETLYRHASCALLVTSRAGLILKVNQTFCTWLGYSSEALVNKRRIQELLTVGGRMFHQTHWLPLLEMQRSVAEIQFDFKASNGRLVPMVVNATRREHDGHLYDEISAIVIAQRHLFEQELKGAKRQAESALEEHLVLQRELSVADARLRIALESAQLYVWDVDLQTMERRYDPGVARLLGFNSPQPITEAAYNSFIDPADVAQERQLFQAAMESPGHTYRCVYRLNGVDGSPRTVLATGRGVADANQALLQFVGVLHDITEVSLQRMMAEDRAVFAEQMIGIVSHDLRNPLQIISMATQRIETSRQPSDQITMLGHVREATHRAQRLINDLLDFTQARIGQGLSINPADVVVKDVLQMAVEALRFANPGRQIILVVDAARHFHLDIDRITQLLGNLISNAMTYGAADTPVTVNARLDAAELVISVHNQGDPIPTTLMPTLFTPMTRGTGVGQVVRSVGLGLYIVSEIAKAHGGTVDVTSCSGAGTTFSVRLPAQF; encoded by the coding sequence ATGCCAGGTGACGACGCCTTCATTCCGGACGCAGAAACGCTCTATCGCCATGCCTCATGCGCGCTGTTGGTCACCAGTCGAGCCGGGCTGATTCTCAAGGTCAATCAAACCTTCTGCACCTGGCTGGGCTACAGCAGCGAAGCCTTGGTGAATAAGCGTCGGATACAGGAACTGCTGACCGTCGGCGGCAGAATGTTCCATCAGACCCACTGGCTCCCCCTGCTGGAAATGCAGCGGTCGGTGGCAGAGATTCAATTCGACTTCAAAGCCAGCAATGGCCGCCTTGTGCCGATGGTGGTGAACGCTACTCGGCGCGAGCACGACGGGCATCTCTACGACGAAATTTCGGCCATCGTGATTGCCCAGCGGCACCTGTTCGAGCAGGAGCTCAAAGGCGCAAAACGCCAGGCCGAATCGGCCCTTGAAGAGCATCTGGTGCTGCAGCGGGAGTTATCGGTCGCCGATGCGCGGCTGCGTATCGCGCTGGAGTCCGCTCAGTTGTACGTGTGGGACGTTGATCTGCAGACCATGGAGCGCCGCTATGATCCCGGTGTGGCGCGATTGCTGGGCTTCAACTCGCCGCAGCCTATCACCGAGGCTGCCTACAACAGTTTCATCGATCCCGCCGACGTCGCGCAAGAACGACAGTTGTTTCAAGCAGCCATGGAATCACCCGGTCATACCTATCGCTGCGTATACCGCTTGAACGGCGTCGACGGCAGCCCGCGTACCGTGCTGGCCACCGGCCGCGGCGTGGCAGACGCCAATCAGGCGTTATTGCAGTTTGTCGGGGTGCTCCACGATATCACCGAGGTCAGCCTGCAACGGATGATGGCGGAAGACCGCGCGGTATTCGCCGAACAGATGATCGGCATCGTCAGTCACGATTTGCGTAATCCGTTGCAGATCATCTCGATGGCGACACAGCGCATCGAGACCAGCCGACAACCGTCGGACCAGATCACCATGCTCGGTCACGTCCGCGAGGCCACGCACAGGGCTCAACGACTGATCAACGATCTGCTGGATTTCACCCAGGCTCGGATAGGACAGGGCCTGTCGATCAATCCCGCTGACGTTGTCGTCAAAGACGTACTGCAGATGGCTGTGGAGGCGCTGCGATTCGCCAATCCCGGCAGGCAGATCATTCTGGTCGTTGATGCAGCCCGGCACTTTCATCTGGATATCGACAGAATCACGCAGCTGCTGGGCAACCTGATTTCGAACGCCATGACCTATGGCGCTGCTGATACCCCGGTTACCGTCAATGCCCGTCTGGATGCCGCTGAACTGGTCATTAGCGTGCACAATCAGGGTGACCCTATACCCACCACCTTGATGCCGACATTGTTTACACCCATGACTCGCGGAACGGGCGTGGGCCAAGTGGTCAGAAGCGTCGGGCTAGGGCTTTACATCGTCAGCGAAATAGCCAAGGCGCATGGAGGCACGGTGGACGTAACGTCCTGCAGCGGGGCAGGCACGACGTTTTCGGTGAGGTTACCCGCTCAGTTCTAG
- a CDS encoding Hsp20 family protein yields MATTLSLAPLFRQSVGFDRFNDLFESALRSETGNAYPPHNVEKHGDDEYRIVIAAAGLAEQDIDIQVEKGVLTVAGGKRENEKAVTYLHQGIAQRAFRLSFRLADHIEVRGAALNNGLLSIELLRTVPEEAKPRRIAIGGSDKPDLKAVAGQ; encoded by the coding sequence ATGGCTACTACTCTTTCGTTGGCACCACTGTTCCGTCAGTCCGTAGGCTTTGATCGTTTCAACGACCTGTTCGAGTCGGCGCTTCGTAGCGAGACCGGCAATGCCTATCCCCCTCACAATGTCGAGAAACATGGTGATGATGAATATCGCATTGTCATCGCCGCGGCTGGACTTGCTGAGCAGGACATCGACATTCAAGTCGAAAAAGGTGTTCTAACGGTTGCCGGCGGCAAACGTGAAAACGAGAAGGCAGTCACCTACCTTCATCAGGGCATTGCCCAGCGGGCATTTCGGTTGTCATTCCGCCTGGCGGATCACATCGAAGTCCGAGGAGCGGCGCTGAACAACGGCTTGCTGAGCATCGAGTTGCTCCGCACCGTTCCAGAGGAGGCCAAGCCACGACGCATTGCTATTGGTGGCTCTGACAAGCCCGATCTCAAAGCTGTCGCAGGGCAATAA
- a CDS encoding DUF2945 domain-containing protein — protein sequence MANTFKVGDAVRWNSEAGEIHGKVTKVHEQDVDFMGKHRPASKDEPQYEVQSDKTGHFAMHHGSALHRG from the coding sequence ATGGCCAATACCTTTAAGGTCGGTGACGCTGTCCGGTGGAATTCAGAGGCGGGCGAAATTCACGGGAAGGTGACCAAGGTTCATGAACAAGATGTGGACTTCATGGGCAAGCACCGCCCGGCGTCCAAGGACGAGCCACAATACGAGGTGCAAAGCGACAAGACCGGTCATTTTGCGATGCACCATGGAAGTGCTTTGCATCGAGGCTGA
- a CDS encoding 1,6-dihydroxycyclohexa-2,4-diene-1-carboxylate dehydrogenase has translation MSLRFTDKVAVVTGAAQGIGLCVVERLLEEGAWVVAVDRSELVHELSSERVLTLTADLEQSTECGEVMGAAHGRFGRIDVLINNVGGTIWVKPFEHYRSEEIEAEVRRSLFPTLWCCHAVLPYMIEQGSGAIVNVSSVATRGVNRVPYGAAKGGVNALTACLAFETAERGIRVNATAPGGTEAPPRRIPRNTQAPSADEQRWYQQIVDQTVDSSLMKRYGTINEQASAILFLASDEASYITGVTLPVGGGDLG, from the coding sequence ATGAGCTTACGTTTTACAGACAAAGTCGCGGTGGTCACCGGCGCTGCACAGGGCATAGGGCTTTGCGTGGTCGAGCGCCTGCTGGAGGAGGGCGCCTGGGTGGTCGCAGTGGACCGCTCCGAGCTGGTGCACGAGCTCAGCAGCGAGCGAGTGTTGACGCTCACCGCCGACCTCGAGCAGAGCACCGAATGCGGCGAGGTCATGGGCGCTGCCCATGGTCGATTCGGGCGTATCGATGTTCTGATCAACAACGTTGGCGGCACCATCTGGGTCAAGCCTTTCGAGCACTACCGCAGCGAAGAAATCGAGGCTGAGGTGCGTCGGTCATTGTTCCCGACACTGTGGTGTTGCCACGCCGTACTGCCCTACATGATTGAGCAGGGTAGCGGAGCGATCGTCAATGTTTCTTCTGTCGCGACTCGCGGGGTGAACCGGGTGCCTTACGGCGCTGCCAAGGGTGGGGTGAACGCTCTGACCGCCTGCTTGGCGTTCGAGACCGCCGAACGAGGCATCCGAGTCAATGCCACGGCGCCGGGCGGCACCGAGGCGCCACCACGACGCATCCCCCGCAACACCCAAGCGCCCAGCGCCGACGAACAACGGTGGTACCAGCAGATTGTCGACCAGACCGTCGATAGCAGCTTGATGAAGCGCTACGGCACGATCAACGAACAAGCGAGCGCCATTCTGTTTCTGGCCAGCGATGAGGCTTCCTACATCACCGGCGTCACGCTGCCGGTAGGGGGCGGAGATTTGGGCTGA